Proteins from a single region of Mytilus trossulus isolate FHL-02 chromosome 2, PNRI_Mtr1.1.1.hap1, whole genome shotgun sequence:
- the LOC134708052 gene encoding heme transporter hrg1-B-like, with protein MAEECTCPACGLKVRLVYSFTGFIIGLSVFIVFGIKYGNWNAALWGLISGLAALGTFFLHLWYMKKKSQDRLPNLKLLMLTGCFIQLAGVVGFAVYLALAVTQNQDLVIQGQGYYLTTVWCFMTWKWGFSFFFFSRMYRRQTLNSYEEINEV; from the exons atggcagaaGAATGTACATGTCCAGCTTGTGGGCTAAAAGTAAGACTTGTGTACAGCTTTACTGGATTTATCATCGGACTTTcggttttcattgtttttggaataaaatacGGAAATTGGAATGCTGCTTTGTGGGGACTAATTTCAG gtTTGGCTGCATTAGGAACATTTTTTCTCCATTTATggtatatgaaaaagaaaagtcAGGATCGTCTGCCAAATCTCAAGTTATTGATGTTGACTGGTTGCTTTATACAGTTAGCTGGAGTAGTAGGATTTGCTGTTTATTTAGCACTTGCTGTTACACAGAATCAAg ATCTAGTTATTCAGGGACAAGGATATTACTTAACAACAGTGTGGTGTTTCATGACTTGGAAATggggattttccttttttttcttttcaaggATGTATCGAAGACAGACATTAAATTCTTATGAAGAAATTAATGAAGTTTAA